In Bradyrhizobium sp. 200, the sequence ACAGCAGCCATCGGAGGTGCCTCGATGATAACCAGGTCGTAGGTTTGGCGCGCAACCTCGATAAGTTGCTCCATCTCCACTGTTCCAAGCAGCTCCGCCGCGTTGGTCAGCCGGTCGGAAGCGGGGCAGGGGAGGACATCCAGATTCAGGCGCTCCTTCCTGACGACAAATTTGGCGAAAGCCTTTGGCTCCTCCAAGGCTTCCCTGAGCCCCGCAGTTGCATCGGGGGCTATTCTGCTCGACAGCGACTGGCGATGGAAGTCGGCATCGATGACAAGCACGCGCGTGTTCGAGTGCAGGCCAAAATGCGCTGCGAGATTGATTGCGACGGTTGTCTTGCCTTCTCCCGGGTTGGAGGAGACGACGCAAACGACCTTCGAACCGGATTCCCTCTGGGCTATATTGATGGTGGCCCAAATGCTGCGCAGGGTTTGAGAAAATCTTGAATAGGGCCAGTCCACCACGTAATCGCCGGTCCTCAAGGAGGCCTGCTCATCGGCACCAGTGAGCTCCGGGAGGACAGCGCAAGGCAGCCCCGTTGCTTGGGTCACTTGCTGGGACGTTCTGAAGACGCCAAACGGAAAGTTCCTGGCCAGTACAATAGCGCTTCCGAGGAGAAACCCGAATATCGACCCGCCGGCAATGATCAGCCATCGCTTCTTCGAGGATTCGGTTTGCGTGGGAGGGCTTGCGCGCATGAGAACACGAACATCCGGTGTGATCGCGGGCTGCGCTTCAACCCTGTTCATCTGGCTGAACTGCTGCACCGCCTGATTGTACAGGCTCCGAAGAGTCTCCGCCGCGCTCTCCAGCTCACGCATCCGAGCCTTCACATCGCTGTTGGCGCCCTCTTCGCCCATTGCTCGCGACATTGCAGCAGCAAGCTCATCATATTGGGCGCGTGCAAGCTCGTAGTTCTTGCTGAACGATCCCGCGACACGCTTTTGCTCAGTGGCAATCGCTTCGCGCACTTCCTCCATCCGTTTGCGGACCTTGACCACAGCCAGGTGGTCCTTTCCAACGCGACCTTCGATATCTTTTGCGCGGACCGAGAGATCCAGCAGTTCGGAGCGCATCCTCGAGATGAGCTCGTTATCCGGCGCGAAGAGGGCGCTCGCATCGGGATCCCTGGCGATCCGCTCCATGCGAGCCTTTGCTTCAGCCATCGCGACGCGGGCATTTGTCATATGGGTCTGCAGAGTGGCGAGTTGTTCGCCCGAAAGCGTGGTCGTGCCGGTGCCGACGAGATTGTTGGCCATCTTGTATTCAAGGACCGCACGCTCCGCATCCTTGGCCTGCTGCTTCAGCTCTTCGACGCGCTCCTGCACGACCTTGCCGGCGACATTGGTCGATTTCATCTTGCTGGAAATCGTGTCATTGACGTACTTGTCGACGATTGCGTTAACGATCGCTGCCGCCTTCGCGGGGTCGTTCGACGAAAAACCGACCGATATGACGCTCGCGACATCTTCTCGACTAACTGTCAAATCCCGAACAAGCTTGCCCAGGGCGATCTTTTCCGGGTCGTTCGACTGGTTCTGAACTGGCTCCGAGTAACCCAAGGCCTCGGCCATGTTTCGAAGCAGGCCACGTACGCGCGAGCCCAGGGTTTGGCTGTCCTTTCCTCCCACGAAGTCAGGGTCGTTCGCCAGCGACAGAGACCTGATGGCCTGCAACAAGATGTTCTCGGACGAAATCACATAGGTCTGGCCCCATGTGTCATAGTCGTCGATGATCGGCTCGTTGCTGACCTTGTTTGTTTGCATGTACCGCGGCAGTGTTCTTTCGAACGCGATGCGCGAACTCGCCTTGTAGACCGGCGGCATGGTGGAGAGTATCACCAATGCGCAGACGAGCCCGAAGATCGTGCCGGCGACTATGAAGAGCAAACCCCGGCGGGCAATTCCTAAAAGATCTGAAACTTCAGGCTGCACCGGACCGATCGCGGGGTGAGCGGCACCGTCCGTTACTTGGTTGTAATCAATGGAGGCCATGGAACTCACTTAATTTTGCTTTTATGAACTAAACGCTTCCCTCGCGTCGGGCGTAACTTAGCATTTCGGTCGGGGTTTGGTAGCCCGTCGATGCGGTTTTCACACCGGAGTTCTCCGGAGTTCTAGTTAATTATGAACGTCCTGAAAGCTGTTATTTCCGCGGACGACAGGCCCGCCGCGTTTTCGGTTAACCCAAGATTGCAGATTGGCGCGACGGCAGCGATGCAGGCTCCGCAGGGGGTAGCGCGCCAGTCTCCAAAACGTTATCTTTGCCCCGTGCACGCTAGGGGATTTTCGCTGAACTACCGAATATACTGAATTAATGGATATTTTGCCTCGATCCGGGAAGTTGGAACAATAATAGGGGGCCGTCGATGACGCAGCTCAGCAAGCAGATGCAGGATTTAAGTTCGGCCTTCGCACGCGAAGGTTATGTGACGCTGCCGAACGTGGTCTCAAAGTCGCGGCTCGCGGCACTGGCCGAAGAGCTGCGAGGCGAGTATGCCCGCGCCCGAGCGAATGGCGAGTTGTTCGTGGGGGGCGGCACGATCAGCGGCCATCTCAACTGCTTCCCCGGTGCACAGTCGCGGTTCGTATATGACGAGCTTGAGCAAAACGGCGTCTTCGATTTCGTCAGGAAGCTTTCGCCGTCCGCAACGCGCATGCCCAATATCGGGTGCAATCTCAACCTGCCGAACAGCAGCGCGCAGAACCCGCACGCCGATGGCAATGTCGCGTCGCCCTTCATCATCGTGAACGTCGCGCCCGTCGATACGGACCTCGAGAATGGCGCGATGGAGGCTGTCCCCGGTACTCACTTGCGCGAGTACAAATATTGGCAGTACGCGCTTTCCGGAAAGCCTGCGCTTCGCATGCGCATGAGTGCCGGAGACGTGATCATCCGGTTGTCTTCGCTTTGGCACCGCGGCATGCCGAATAGGAGCAAAGCGATCCGGCCAATGCTCGCCTTCACCTGGGAAGATGGCGGCAGCGATCTTGCCGACCCCTACACTGCGCATGGCGGCAAGATCACGTTGCTCACCAATCGCTACGCCCAGAACCTCACCGGGCGGCTGCAAGAGCGCGCTTTTGCCTCGCTGCCCGCGCTGGGAAAGAGTTATTTGTTCATTCGCTCAGTTGTTCGATAGGCGGCGGGCACCAGGCAGTAGCGACCCTCGAAGCAGATCGCTTCACGCCAACATGCGCGCATAAAGCGCGGCAAAGTCTGAAGCCATGCGCTGCGGCGTGAAATGCTGCTCGACCCGCGAGCGGCCATACTCTCCAAATTGAGTGCGCAGCGCTGGGTCGTCCAGCAGCCTGAGGAGATTGGCAGCCAGCGCATCGATGTCGCCAGGGGGAGAGAGCAGGCCGCACTTGCCATGCTCTACAACTTCCGGAGTGCCTCCGTTGGTCAGAGCCACGACGGGGCGTTTCATCGCCATCGCTTCCGCGAACACGAGTCCGAAAGGCTCCTCGAAGCTCGGAAGCGAGAAGATGTCGCAGGCCGCCATCAGCGCTGCGATGTCCGAACGCTGGCCGGTGAATATGACGTTCTCGCCAATGCCGAGTTCGCTCGCGTGCTCCTTGAGCATCCGGGTCGTGCCGCTGTCGGCCGGGTAGTCCGAGCCCACAATCGCAAGCCGTACGTTCGGATGCTTGGGCTTGACCAGCGCGAGTGCGCTCACCAGTTCGAAGTGTCCCTTCCCGCGGAAAAGCCGCGCCACGCTCACGATGAGCGGTGCACCATCCGGCACCCCAAGCGATGCGCGCCCCGGGGCAGGATCCAGCGACGGGTCCCAACGTGAGGGGTCGATCGCATTGAGGACCGCATGCACGCGGTCTGGTCGGTAACCTGCCTCCACGAAGGTGCTCGCTGTGTGGCTCGATACGCCGACGATCGCATCTGCCCGGCCGAATGCCCAATTAACCCCGCGGCCCATCCAGTCGCCGTAGTTGACGTGCGCGTGGATGAGGGCCTTGGCCCCCGTGAGGGCCGCAAGGACCACGCACGCTATGGCGTCGCGTGGCCGGTCAGTGGAATGCAGGATCTCGATCCGGTGGTGCCGGATGTATGCGGCGAGCCCCAACATGCTTGCTGCTGCGGCCGGCAAGCCGCCGGCCAAGCCGGCAAGCTTCTGAAGTTTGGATCGTCCCCACAGCGATGGCCCAAAATTGGTCGGACGCAGCGCGATACCGGGAATCGCTCGCAACTCGTCGAACGCCGGTGCAGACGATCCCGGTTGCCCTGCCGCGTGCAGTTCGAATTGGCCCCGCGGCAGGTTGCGCAGGAGCAGGAAATGGATCCATGTGTCCGCGCCAGCGAGGAGCGCCGAGTTGATGAAGAGAACCCGCGTTCGCCTATCCGGAGAAGAGTGCATGAAATCCAGCGCGCATGGCTCGAAGCCCTTGGCAAGAGACCGGGCGGTGGGTAGATTGCGCACGGCGTATACGTTGAAGCCTGATCAAGTTTCTATGTGTGCATTGTGAATGACAAAAAAGCAAGGCGGGCGGTGGGGATGCGCAAATTCGCCAGTTGCATGGTGTTAACCAAAGCCTTCCGCTATGCCGGTTTGCTGGCGCCGATGGATTTACGCAATTGTCCTGGCAGATCGTCCGCACTGCTGCGCCCGATCTTGCAGCGCGGACTGGCGCAAGTGAACCCCTCCGCAGTTGAGGCCTAGTCGGCGACATCGGTGGGCAACCAGTTGAGACAAGATGACCTCCCGCTGATATCAGCACTTGTCTGCACGTACGGTCGCGGACGTCTGGTCGTAGACACCGTGGCGTCTATCCTGGCGAACACGCATCCCAATTTTGAACTGGTTGTTGTCGATCAGAGCAAAGACAACGAGACTCTGGAGGCGCTAAGATCATTTAGCGCCGATCCCCGCCTGAGGTACCTGAAAAGCGCAACCATCGGCAAAGGGGACGCGCTCAATGCTGGCCTGATAGAGACCAAGGGTTCGGCCATCGTTATCACCGATGATGATTGCACGGTGCCACCGAACTGGCTCGAAACATTTGCCTCAATTTTCGTCACATACCCCAATGTCGCGGTTGCCTTTTGTTGTGTCGAGGCCGGGGAGCATGACCGGGCTGCCGGCTTTGTTCCAGACTTCGTTCGCACCGGCGACAGGATGTTGACGACGATGCACGACGCGCGACACGTGCGTGGTCTCGGGGCAGGCATTGCGGTACGGCGCGACATGATTGAAGAAATCGGGGGCTTCGACCATATGCTCGGCCCCGGATCCAAGTTTCACGACTGTGACGATCGTGACATTGCCATACGCGCACTCCTTGCGCGCCACCACGTCTATGAGACGTCGACGATTGCCGTCAAGCATTTCGGCTTTCGGAGCTGGCAACAAGGCCCGCAGCTCGCACGCAGAAACTTCCTCGGCATAGGCGCGGCATACTCGAAGTTCCTCAAGTGCGGTCGCATCGAGCTGATGTACATTCCAGCGCTTGAATTCATCAAATACGCGCTGTGGCCGCCGATCCGGGACGTGCTTCATCTTCGCCAGCCACGCGGGATCGTGCGCATCACGGCATTCGCGGAGGGCTTCGTTGATGGACTTCGCACCCCGGTCGATAGGGCGACCATGCTATTCGTTGAGGAGCGGAAAAAGTGAGCCAGGCGCCGCCGCGAGGCTTGCTCCCCCAGCCGCTAGTACCCGGAATCATAGCTGAGTGATACGTCGAGCTTTGAAGGGGCGCTGGCGGACTTTTTTCTTGGTCCAGACGAAGGGCTCAGCTTTGACGTTGTAGGCTTTGATATAGGCATCGATGTGCTGCTCGAGCTGTTTGAGGCTGGTGAATGAGGCGCCGCTCAAGGATTGCCCTTGTAAGATCGAAAACCACACCTCGACCTGATTGAGCCAGGACGCGCTGGTGGGCGTGAAATGAAATTTCACATTGGGATGTGCCTCGAGCCATTCCTCGTTCTTCTTGTGGGTGCTGAGATTGTCGAGAATGACGTGAAGCTGGCGGTTCGGAAATGCTGCGGTCACGCGATCCATGAAGTCGAGAAACTCGACCCGGCGACGCCGTTTCGAATGCGTCGCAAGGATCTTCCCGGTGGCGACTTCCAGCGCCGCAAACAGCGTGGTCGTGCCGTGCCGCTTGTAGTCGTGGCTTTGCCCGGTCAGGGACCTGCCGTTGGGCAGCTTCAGATAGCCCTGCGCTCTTTCCAAGGCCTGGATCGAGGGCTTCTCGTCCACGCATAGCACGATGGCCTTCCTTGGCGGGGCGACATAGAGGCCAACCACGTCGGCGGCTTTGGCCGTAAACTGCGGGTCGTTGCTCTCGCACCAGGACTTGCGAGCGGCGAGATCGATCTTGTTGCTGCGCAAGAACCGCCAGACATATTGCACGTCGACATCGCCAAGTTCCCCAGCCAGCAGAGGCCCCGTCCAGCGCGCGTACCCGGCGGGAGGCGATTTATCGAGCAACTTCAAAATCCGCTTGTCGGTGACCTTCGTATAGATCGGCTGCTTGCCCGGCAGAGGCTTGCTTTGCAGACCTTCAAGACCATGATCCGCATAGCGATGCCGCCAAAGGCTGACAATCCGTGGCTGGACCCCAACCTCCTTGGCGATCGATCGGGTGCTGCGACCGGCCGCTGCCAGCAGCACGATCCGTGCCCGCTTCAAATCGCGCTGCAACGTCACCGGTGAGCGGCAACGTTCCTCAAGCACCTTGCGATCTTTCCTCGAAAGGTGGACTTCTCTTGCTTCGGGTATCATCCCGATGTTGAATCATGACTCACTTCCCAGGGAAAGTGGGTACTAGAGTGTCGTCGCCATCGCGCTCCGGTACCGCGACTATAGGTGGGGTGCCGTGCCCCAAGACTTGCTACCCCCAGTCATCCCGCATACGGTGATCGGCGGATAGAGGCCTTGACCCAAAGTTCAACAGAGACCCGGACATCCAGGGAATGAGCGCGAGCGAGCACAACAAGTATGCCGCAGGCCTCGCCGCTGTCGCGGCTGCAGCGGCGCTGCTAATGGTATTGCTTTTCTTTCAGTTCCAGAATCTGGTTGTGAATGCGGGCGATCCGTATGATTACGGAAAGATCGCGCGTGGGTTCGTCGAGCACGGATTCACCAAAATGACCCGCCGCGCGGCATCGCTCTATCCAGAGTTTATTGCCGTTGTGTACCGGCTTGGTGGCAACGATCACGTGATCACCCTGCTGCAGTGTCTGTTCCACGCTGCGACGTGCGTTTTGGTCTTTCGGCTTGGGCTACGCATTTACAATGCGAGAACGGGACTGCTCGCAGGCCTTTTCTGCGCCTTTCATCCAATGTTGCTGCGTTACGTGCCAGATTTGCACATGGAAACCTTCCTCACGTTGATGTGCACATTGACGGTCTGGACGACCGTGCGCTTTTACGATCGGCCGACGATCGCAAATGGCATCCTGGTCGGCGTGGTCGGCATGTTCACGACGCTGACCAAGGGCGTCATGCTGCCTTATCTGGGTGTATTCGGCATCATCATGGGTGTGCTCGCCCTGAAGCAACGTTCGATACAGCGCGTCGCCGCCGTGGTCGCCATGTTCGTTGCTATGGCGGTTGTCCTGGCGCCTTGGACATATCGCAACTATCAGGTCACGGGAGGCCGCTTCGTGCTGCTGACGCCGGGAGCAAGCGACTCGTTCCTGCGCGGATACGTATTCACGCGATGGGAGTTCGCAACTCTGCAAAAGCCTCCGTATACCGATGCAGAAAACGAGGTGAATAACTGGTTTCGGCAAATTGCTCGGGACGCCGGTACCGAGTGGGAAAAGGATGAGGTCGTTGACGAACAAAACAACGCTCGCGTTGCCAAGCATCTTATCGTGACTCAGCCGCTTGACACGATCCGCAAGGTTTTCGTCGGCCTGTTCACGTTCTGGTACGAAATGACCAGCCTAAGGAATTCGCTGATACCCGGCTCATTGGCGCTGCTTGGATGGGCGTTGGCGATCGTCGGTCTGATAAGGGCAAACCGGGAAGGACGGCCGTCCTGGTTGATTTGGCTTCCGATCGTGGTGATGAACGGCTTTGTTGCACTCTTGATCCCACTCGGACGCTATTCGGTACCGATAATTCCATGCCTTATGATCTTGGCTGCGTTTGGCGTCGATACGCTCCTGAGCCGACAAAAACCTGGCTTCATCCCAAGTCGATCGTGATTTCCGCCACCAGCCAAATCGGTTGGCAGTCCAGTGAACCTGACCCGCTATCGGGACGTAGCTGGGATTCCGATGAGGAGCGCGGATGCTTCGAGGAACCGAAGCCTCAGCGCCGGCCAGCAGCTCATCCAAGGGCTACTTGGAGATTGTCGACGGTAGGGTTAACCCGGTGCGAATAAGTCGCACCGCATCACCGGCCTGTGTCCATCACCACACCTGTGCCTCGTGAGTAAAAGGCCTAATCTCGAAAACGCGATAACACGCGGGATTCGGGGTTAACTCTTCGGCGCATGTGATCAAGAATGGGCTGTCCTCCTTCGCACCATTCAGGTATTTTCCCGTCAATTCGCGAGAATTTGCTGATTAATGAATTGGCGAGCCGACTCAAGCCGGATCAAGCGCCGGCAAAATGGGAGCGCGAGCTCATGAACAATTGGATGATCCATGGATAAGTCGATAGGTGATTTTGGGAAGATGCAAGGGAACGTGGCAGCTTATATAGCCATAGCTCGCCTGGACCACAGCACGAAGCACATATTTATCGCCCCCGGTATGATCCTCGCTTATCTTCTGCGGGGAATTCATACGAACTCGTTGGTCAGTTCCATAGCCCTCGGCCTAGTTGCCGCGATTTGCATTGCATCTGCCAACTACGTGATAAACGAGTGGTTTGATCGCGAGTTTGACAAGTTCCACCCGACCAAGTCTGAGAGGACAGCGGTCAAGACGCAGCTCAGTGGAACCATCATTTTTCTGGAGTGGACAGGCCTCGTCACGGTGGGACTGGCGTGTGCTTTCGCTGCCAGCAAGCTTACGTTGCTGGTTGCTTGCATCTTCGCTCTGCAAGGCATCGTCTACAACGTGCCGCCTATCCGCACCAAGGACAAAGCCTATCTCGATGTAATCTCGGAAGCTATCAACAACCCTCTCCGCCTGATGATCGGATGGGCAATGATAGATCCGACAACTCTGCCGCCCAGCTCGATCATTCTCACGTATTGGGCCGGCGGCGCGTTTCTCATGGCGGCAAAGCGGCTTTCGGAATTCAGAGAGATCACCGCATCGCACGGACGAGAACTGCTCCAGAAATACAGGGCGAGCTTCGCGGGATATTCGGAGATATCGCTTACCGTTTCGTGCTTCGTCTACGCCCTCGCAACCAGTTTCTTCCTTGCAATCTTTTTGATCAAGTATCGCGTCGAATATCTGCTCACGGTGCCTGTATTGATTGCATTGTTCGGACACTACCTCGCTCTGTCCATGGGGCCGGCATCGACAGCTCAGAGGCCCGAAAAGCTGTTCAAGGAACGCACGTTAATTGTTCTCGTAGGTTTGTTGGCCGCCACCTTCCTGTTTGCGACCTACGTGAACATACCCGCTCTCGATCTCTTTGCCGGCCAGCGATACATCAGCCTGGAATGATGTCACATGTTTACACCCGCGGATTGGGGTAACATCCGTCTCGTCGCATTCGACGTGGATGGTACGCTCTACAGGCAGCGCCCGTTGCGCCTGAGGATGGGGCGCGACATGGTGCTCCATGCCGTAGCGAAGCGGGATCTGAGTGCCATTGGCGTCATTAATGCCTACCGGCGTATTAGAGAGCGCCTGGGTGACGATGAAGTCGTCGACTTCGAACGCGTTCTGATCGCCGAGACGGCCAAGGCCACGTCGATGTCGCCCGAAAGCGTTCAAACGATCGTGTCCGAATGGATTGAAACGCGGCCGCTTCGATATTTGAGAAGCTGCCTCTTTTCGGGAGTCCCGCAATTATTTGCGGGATTGCAACGTGCCGGCAGGAAGATCGGCATCTTTTCGGATTACCCCGCAACGGAGAAACTCGCTGCGATGGGATTGGCAGCCCATCACGTGGTCGCGGCCAGCGATGTCGGGCTGCTTAAGCCTCATGCCATTGGCCTCCAGTCGCTCATGGCCTCAGCAGGTGCGACGGCAGGCGACACCCTGTTCATCGGCGATCGTGCAGATCGCGACGGTGTTGCCGGCCAAAGGGCCGGAGTCAGAACTTTGATCAGATCTTCGAAGCCTATCGAGGCCTTTCAAACCTTCAAGACGTTTCACGATCCATTGTTCGATCCATTCATGCAATAGGAACTTGTGGTGCTCGAATTGGCACGGAAGCTTCTACAGTATGGAGTGACTGGTGGAATAGCAGCTGTTGTTGATGCAGGCGGCTTTGTGCTGCTCGTCAATGCCAGGCTAAACATCGTTGTAGCAAGCTGCTTTAGCTTCTGCATCGCAGCTCTTGTCAACTACAGTTTGACCAGTCGGTTCGTATTCAATCGTGAGGCAACTGTTCGCGGCCTCGCGGCGTTCACGGCTGCCGCGCTTGTTGGTCTTATGGTGAATACTGGCGTCACGCTTCTGGCGACTTTCACTGTGGGGCTGCCTCCACTTGCAGCCAAGCTCGCGGGGATTGGGACCGCATTCATCGTAAATTTCGTGATCAACTTGCGTGTTGTCTTCCATACGAGACCATAGAGCAAGCTGGAGAAGCTTCTGATGTGATCAAAACCCACAGCAGGGGTATCCACTGCCGAGATTGTCCCGATCGTAGGCAGTGCGTGCTGTAACAGCTTGCAGTCCCCGGAAAGTTAACCGCGACGTCGTTCCTCTGGGCCAATTTGCCTTAGACGCGAGGGGGGTGACGATATATTGTTTGACCCTAGGCCCTCAGATTTTTGCCGCAGCCCGGAGCCATCCGTGAGATCAAATACCACCAGGCTCCTGGTTCGCAACGTCGCGCACCTGGCAGTAGGACAAGTCGTAACAACAGCAATCGCCGTACTTCTAACGGCTGTCATCGGGCGGGCGTTGGATCCGGCACAGCTCGGTATCTTTTACACTGTCTTCGCCATCAGCTCATTCGTCTACGTCATCGTTGAATGGGGCCAGGGCACATATCTCGTGAGAGAAATGGCGAGGGGACGTGTTGACGAGCCCGAGTTGATTGGAAGTGCACTCCTCTTGCGGCTGGCAGCAATCGTCGTCTCGTCGATGATTGCTGTCGCCGTCGCGCTGGCTATGGGATACAGCGGCGAAATCGTTTGGTTCACACTGTTGGCCGTGGTGGCCGGGATTCCGGGCACGCTGTCCGTGCCGCTCGGTTGTTCCTTTCGCGGTCGGGACCGAATGGACATCGACGCATTTGCAACTTCGGTCGGCAAGGCGATTACCCTCATCGCGACCTATCTTGCTTTGCGCTTTGGTGGCGGGCTGACGGAAGTGATTTTGATGGGAGGCGCTGGTGGCATTGCGACCCTGCTGGTCGCGATAGCTGCCGCTTCGCGGTTGGATATTGCAGTCAAGGCGCCTGCGACGAAGGCGTTTGGGGAAATCTTTCGGCATGGAGCACCGCTCACCGCCTTCTCACTGGTGCTGGCATCGCAGTCTTTTCTCGACATATTGCTGCTTTCTGCGCTTGCCGGTGCGACAGTGGTGGGATGGTTCGGCGCGTTCCGCAGCATTTTTGGGATTGTTATATCTCCAGCGATGATCTTGCTGGGGGCAACGTTTCCAGCGCTTTCGCGCGCGTCGCGTTCGTTACCGGATCTTCAGCGCATGATCGACGCAACCGGGCGGATCATGTTCATCGCGGCTGCGTCTACGTCCTCGGCGCTCTACCTATTCGCGGGCGATATAGTCGCGATCGTATTCGGGCACGGTCGCTTCGAACAAACCGCGTCGATCCTTCGCGTGAGTGCCATCTTCATACCCTTGTTGTGCTTCGTGATGATTCTGGCGTCCGCCATGAACGCAGTCGGCCGGAATAAAGAGATGGCCGTCATCAGCATCGTCAGGGTCACGTTCTGCGCGGTTATGAATTGGCTGATTATCGGCTATTGGCAGCAGAAGTTCGGAAATGGAGCCATTGCGCTTGTCATCATAGCCGGCCTGGCGGAGATACCGGCCACGATCGCCTGCATGGCTTTGCTTCCAAAGGGCGCAGTCGGATTGACCACAAGGATCAATTTTGTCCGAGCTAACGTCGCCTCGCTATGTACGGTTGTGCCGCTATCGATGCTGCAGCCGATTGGGCTCTTTTATCTCGCTCCGCTATTCGTCCTAGTGTTCGCGCTGACGGCCATGGTCACACGACTTGTAGTGCCGAGCGATCTACGGCTGGCAATGGAACTCGTGCGCGGCAGAGTTCTTGCCCCGCAGGAGGTGAAATCCGCGCCGGACGGTTGATTGGTGATAGGCAAGCTGGAAGGACGATCAAGTCGGTCTTGGTCTCTTCTATAGCCATCGGCCAGACTCGCTCCCAA encodes:
- a CDS encoding AAA family ATPase; amino-acid sequence: MASIDYNQVTDGAAHPAIGPVQPEVSDLLGIARRGLLFIVAGTIFGLVCALVILSTMPPVYKASSRIAFERTLPRYMQTNKVSNEPIIDDYDTWGQTYVISSENILLQAIRSLSLANDPDFVGGKDSQTLGSRVRGLLRNMAEALGYSEPVQNQSNDPEKIALGKLVRDLTVSREDVASVISVGFSSNDPAKAAAIVNAIVDKYVNDTISSKMKSTNVAGKVVQERVEELKQQAKDAERAVLEYKMANNLVGTGTTTLSGEQLATLQTHMTNARVAMAEAKARMERIARDPDASALFAPDNELISRMRSELLDLSVRAKDIEGRVGKDHLAVVKVRKRMEEVREAIATEQKRVAGSFSKNYELARAQYDELAAAMSRAMGEEGANSDVKARMRELESAAETLRSLYNQAVQQFSQMNRVEAQPAITPDVRVLMRASPPTQTESSKKRWLIIAGGSIFGFLLGSAIVLARNFPFGVFRTSQQVTQATGLPCAVLPELTGADEQASLRTGDYVVDWPYSRFSQTLRSIWATINIAQRESGSKVVCVVSSNPGEGKTTVAINLAAHFGLHSNTRVLVIDADFHRQSLSSRIAPDATAGLREALEEPKAFAKFVVRKERLNLDVLPCPASDRLTNAAELLGTVEMEQLIEVARQTYDLVIIEAPPMAAVVDYKMIARHCSGFIFVVQWGTTSQRLVRECLSDASAIMDRVLCVVLNKVDPTALRSIEHYKGDGFQNYYTEQKKA
- a CDS encoding phytanoyl-CoA dioxygenase family protein; this encodes MTQLSKQMQDLSSAFAREGYVTLPNVVSKSRLAALAEELRGEYARARANGELFVGGGTISGHLNCFPGAQSRFVYDELEQNGVFDFVRKLSPSATRMPNIGCNLNLPNSSAQNPHADGNVASPFIIVNVAPVDTDLENGAMEAVPGTHLREYKYWQYALSGKPALRMRMSAGDVIIRLSSLWHRGMPNRSKAIRPMLAFTWEDGGSDLADPYTAHGGKITLLTNRYAQNLTGRLQERAFASLPALGKSYLFIRSVVR
- a CDS encoding glycosyltransferase family 4 protein; its protein translation is MRNLPTARSLAKGFEPCALDFMHSSPDRRTRVLFINSALLAGADTWIHFLLLRNLPRGQFELHAAGQPGSSAPAFDELRAIPGIALRPTNFGPSLWGRSKLQKLAGLAGGLPAAAASMLGLAAYIRHHRIEILHSTDRPRDAIACVVLAALTGAKALIHAHVNYGDWMGRGVNWAFGRADAIVGVSSHTASTFVEAGYRPDRVHAVLNAIDPSRWDPSLDPAPGRASLGVPDGAPLIVSVARLFRGKGHFELVSALALVKPKHPNVRLAIVGSDYPADSGTTRMLKEHASELGIGENVIFTGQRSDIAALMAACDIFSLPSFEEPFGLVFAEAMAMKRPVVALTNGGTPEVVEHGKCGLLSPPGDIDALAANLLRLLDDPALRTQFGEYGRSRVEQHFTPQRMASDFAALYARMLA
- a CDS encoding glycosyltransferase family A protein, coding for MGNQLRQDDLPLISALVCTYGRGRLVVDTVASILANTHPNFELVVVDQSKDNETLEALRSFSADPRLRYLKSATIGKGDALNAGLIETKGSAIVITDDDCTVPPNWLETFASIFVTYPNVAVAFCCVEAGEHDRAAGFVPDFVRTGDRMLTTMHDARHVRGLGAGIAVRRDMIEEIGGFDHMLGPGSKFHDCDDRDIAIRALLARHHVYETSTIAVKHFGFRSWQQGPQLARRNFLGIGAAYSKFLKCGRIELMYIPALEFIKYALWPPIRDVLHLRQPRGIVRITAFAEGFVDGLRTPVDRATMLFVEERKK
- a CDS encoding IS630 family transposase, with the protein product MIPEAREVHLSRKDRKVLEERCRSPVTLQRDLKRARIVLLAAAGRSTRSIAKEVGVQPRIVSLWRHRYADHGLEGLQSKPLPGKQPIYTKVTDKRILKLLDKSPPAGYARWTGPLLAGELGDVDVQYVWRFLRSNKIDLAARKSWCESNDPQFTAKAADVVGLYVAPPRKAIVLCVDEKPSIQALERAQGYLKLPNGRSLTGQSHDYKRHGTTTLFAALEVATGKILATHSKRRRRVEFLDFMDRVTAAFPNRQLHVILDNLSTHKKNEEWLEAHPNVKFHFTPTSASWLNQVEVWFSILQGQSLSGASFTSLKQLEQHIDAYIKAYNVKAEPFVWTKKKVRQRPFKARRITQL
- a CDS encoding glycosyltransferase family 39 protein — its product is MSASEHNKYAAGLAAVAAAAALLMVLLFFQFQNLVVNAGDPYDYGKIARGFVEHGFTKMTRRAASLYPEFIAVVYRLGGNDHVITLLQCLFHAATCVLVFRLGLRIYNARTGLLAGLFCAFHPMLLRYVPDLHMETFLTLMCTLTVWTTVRFYDRPTIANGILVGVVGMFTTLTKGVMLPYLGVFGIIMGVLALKQRSIQRVAAVVAMFVAMAVVLAPWTYRNYQVTGGRFVLLTPGASDSFLRGYVFTRWEFATLQKPPYTDAENEVNNWFRQIARDAGTEWEKDEVVDEQNNARVAKHLIVTQPLDTIRKVFVGLFTFWYEMTSLRNSLIPGSLALLGWALAIVGLIRANREGRPSWLIWLPIVVMNGFVALLIPLGRYSVPIIPCLMILAAFGVDTLLSRQKPGFIPSRS
- a CDS encoding UbiA family prenyltransferase produces the protein MDKSIGDFGKMQGNVAAYIAIARLDHSTKHIFIAPGMILAYLLRGIHTNSLVSSIALGLVAAICIASANYVINEWFDREFDKFHPTKSERTAVKTQLSGTIIFLEWTGLVTVGLACAFAASKLTLLVACIFALQGIVYNVPPIRTKDKAYLDVISEAINNPLRLMIGWAMIDPTTLPPSSIILTYWAGGAFLMAAKRLSEFREITASHGRELLQKYRASFAGYSEISLTVSCFVYALATSFFLAIFLIKYRVEYLLTVPVLIALFGHYLALSMGPASTAQRPEKLFKERTLIVLVGLLAATFLFATYVNIPALDLFAGQRYISLE
- a CDS encoding HAD family hydrolase; this encodes MFTPADWGNIRLVAFDVDGTLYRQRPLRLRMGRDMVLHAVAKRDLSAIGVINAYRRIRERLGDDEVVDFERVLIAETAKATSMSPESVQTIVSEWIETRPLRYLRSCLFSGVPQLFAGLQRAGRKIGIFSDYPATEKLAAMGLAAHHVVAASDVGLLKPHAIGLQSLMASAGATAGDTLFIGDRADRDGVAGQRAGVRTLIRSSKPIEAFQTFKTFHDPLFDPFMQ